The proteins below are encoded in one region of Helianthus annuus cultivar XRQ/B chromosome 2, HanXRQr2.0-SUNRISE, whole genome shotgun sequence:
- the LOC110921769 gene encoding glucan endo-1,3-beta-glucosidase 11: MDHFTTHLLHISAALFLLISFNSPLSVSSIGINYGQIANNLPSPDKVVPLMKCIGADKVKLYDADPKVLKAFANTDIEFVVGIGNEYLSKLQDPDAAQSWVKTNVQRYLPATKITSIAVGNEVLTFNDTSLSDCLLPAMQSIHTALVNLKLDSQVTVTTAHSLAVLQTSYPPSAGAFRDDLKDSITPILDFLSKTCSPFLINAYPFFAYKGNSKEVSLDFVLFQPNAGIVDSGNNLHYDNMLFAQIDAVYAALDQLGYKDLPVQISETGWPSKGDDDEPGASPENAKKYNGNLFKVVNQTKGTPAKPDNDLNIFVFALFNENLKPGPTSERNYGLFKPDGSPAYNLGFSGISAGGNSGRNTSGALPPPYTLLPDNPNNGYMSISSAGRFEWENSMRIRIIVMLMLIVVV, from the exons ATGGACCATTTCACCACCCACCTCCTCCACATCTCCGCCGCGCTATTCCTTCTCATTTCCTTCAACTCACCGCTCTCCGTGTCTTCAATCGGTATCAACTATGGCCAAATCGCCAACAATCTCCCCTCACCGGATAAAGTAGTTCCGTTAATGAAATGCATTGGCGCGGATAAGGTGAAGCTCTATGATGCGGATCCGAAAGTTCTCAAAGCTTTTGCCAACACCGATATCGAGTTTGTTGTAGGAATTGGTAATGAGTACTTATCGAAATTGCAAGATCCGGATGCGGCTCAGTCATGGGTTAAAACGAACGTCCAACGCTACCTCCCGGCTACTAAAATCACCTCCATTGCCGTCGGGAACGAGGTGTTGACGTTTAACGACACTTCGCTCTCCGACTGCTTGCTTCCGGCTATGCAGAGCATTCACACTGCTCTGGTTAACCTAAAGCTTGACAGTCAG GTTACTGTTACCACCGCACATTCTCTAGCGGTACTCCAAACGTCTTATCCGCCGTCGGCCGGAGCTTTCCGCGACGATCTAAAAGATAGCATTACTCCGATTCTCGATTTCCTTTCGAAAACATGTTCGCCGTTTCTAATCAACGCGTATCCGTTCTTCGCATACAAGGGGAATTCGAAGGAGGTGTCGTTAGATTTCGTTTTGTTTCAGCCGAACGCCGGAATAGTAGATTCCGGCAACAACTTGCACTACGACAACATGTTGTTTGCACAGATTGATGCTGTATACGCAGCTCTAGATCAATTAGGGTACAAGGATCTTCCGGTTCAGATATCCGAAACAGGCTGGCCGTCGAAAGGAGACGACGATGAACCCGGAGCGTCACCGGAAAATGCTAAAAAGTACAATGGAAACTTGTTTAAGGTGGTGAATCAAACTAAAGGAACTCCGGCGAAGCCGGATAACGATCTTAACATCTTTGTTTTCGCTTTGTTTAATGAGAATTTGAAGCCCGGACCGACTTCTGAGAGAAACTATGGTTTGTTTAAGCCGGATGGGAGCCCGGCTTATAATCTTGGGTTCTCTGGTATTTCGGCCGGAGGTAACTCCGGCCGTAACACCTCGGGAGCCTTACCGCCGCCATATACCCTGTTGCCGGATAATCCAAACAACGGGTACATGTCGATCTCGTCGGCG GGAAGATTTGAGTGGGAGAATAGCATGAGAATCAGAATTATTGTCATGTTGATGTTGATTGTGGTGGTTTGA